From the genome of Methanothrix soehngenii GP6:
TGGCGGCAAGGCTATTTCTTTCCGCAAGCATAGCCAGACATTCGAGGATCTCTTTTGGGCTGTGATGCAGGCCATAAAAGATAGTCCCTTTATTTCCTACAAATACTCTGCCACATGTTTTGCATTTCAAACGTTGCGTGCCCTTGGAAGTGCGGCCGTATCGGACTATGTTTCCGTGATCCACTTTGCCATAGTCAGGACAGTCTTTATTCCAGCAAAACGAACCAGCAATTGCCAGTCTACCTGCCTTCATTGCATTCCCCAAGCTAAATATGCAATGAAGGAATATAAACTTAATTAGGGGGGACTACCTGAATTCGCATCAAAGATTAAAGAAATAATAGAATCAATTGAGATATGAGCATGACTCTGAGCAATCAAGAGTGGCTGGTCTTGGAATATTTGCCTACTAGCTTATTCACTCTTAAAATTTCAACGGCCACAAATAAAGGAGGGAAAACGCTTTTCGTTCCCACACCTTATTCAATTAAGCTATCATTCATAAATGCAGCTTTCCGTATCGGCGGAGAGGGCTTAGCCAGGGAGATATTCGGAGATATCAAGGGTTGTGATATTCGCTTATCTCCTCCAGAGAGGTTATATGTTCTTAACACCTTTATAAAAATTCTTGATGAGAGCAGGGATAAAAATTCAGATCCCTATCAATCCACGATCGCCTACCGAGAGTTTTGCTATTTCCAGGGAATGCTTAATATAGCTTTATCTCTGACCAATTACCCTAACATAAATATTGAAAAAATAAAAGAATTAGCAGCTCATATAAATTATTTTGGAAAACGTGGAAGTTTTTTCCAATATACGAATAGTAGAACGATTCCAGATTTGCCACCTGGCTTCACAGTGAAATCAACAGATCCAGAAGGAAATATTAAGGGATATGAGATAGTTCAACCGCTAGATGATATTGGGGAGACAGACTCAAAAGACTTATTTGATCATATAAATACATTTTCGAATAAGAAGATTGAAAGAGGCAAACATAGAATATTTGTCCTTACATATATACCCTATAAAATGGAGAAAAGCTCTAACAGATACACTGCATATGTGAATCCATACAGATGTCAAGATGCTGAATAGTCCCCAACTCAGCTGATGTCTTGCAAGAAGAAAGCAATCGGGAAAATGTAAACCAAGCCCTGCAATCAGTTTGTCTTTCGCCTATTATTGGATCATAATGCTTGGTTTCAATTCCCTTTTCATCGGGATAGGCTCTGCAATTCGAAAATATCCCAATCGAGATGTGGAACGGCACCGAATGTTTCAATTCCCTTTTCATCGGGATAGGCTCTGCAATGAAGCGGAAGGTATCACCATTGGAGAAATCCAAGCGGGGTTTCAATTCCCTTTTCATCGGGATAGGCTCTGCAATACACAGAATATGCTGGCGGGGGCCTGGGTCACACTCACACGTTTCAATTCCCTTTTCATCGGGATAGGCTCTGCAATAGCTGATCAACGATTCTGCCAGCCAGGGCTTCAAAAAGGTTTCAATTCCCTTTTCATCGGGATAGGCTCTGCAATCGGCTCATACGGCATGGATGCCCTAACCAAGATGGTGTTTCAATTCCCTTTTCATCGGGATAGGCTCTGCAATCATATCATCAATCCTGAATTAGTATTATGCCCGCCCGGGTTTCAATTCCCTTTTCATCGGGATAGGCTCTGCAATGCTCTGGCCGCACCCCGGACAATGGCCAAGAAGATGGCGGTGTTTCAATTCCCTTTTCATCGGGATAGGCTCTGCAATGTGGCTGCAGATCGTATATCTGATCATCTCAGAATAATGAGTTTCAATTCCCTTTTCATCGGGATAGGCTCTGCAATATCATGCATCTCTATGCGGGCCGTTCGGAGATCCTCGTGTTTCAATTCCCTTTTCATCGGGATAGGCTCTGCAATATATTCCCTCGGTACATCTCATACCTTGCGGACGCTCCAAGTTTCAATTCCCTTTTCATCGGGATAGGCTCTGCAATCGGGAACCAATAGTTCTTGGCGTCCTGGCAAATGCCGTCAGTTTCAATTCCCTTTTCATCGGGATAGGCTCTGCAATGAAGACCTACTATCAACATTAGATACAGAAATTACAAGAGTTTCAATTCCCTTTTCATCGGGATAGGCTCTGCAATATATTTGGAAAAATCCATAGCAGATCTAGCGTTGCGTTTGGAGTGAACCCCTCCGAGTGGACAAAAAGTTAAGCAATGCCGACTCATGGAGGGAAGTGCATGAAGAAGACCAGGCGGCGTTACGACCGGGACTTCAAGATATCAGTATTAGCCGAACTTGAGGCAGGCAAGCCACTTGCTCAGATCGCCCGCGAATATGGCATCCATCCGAGTCTTCCTTGCCGATGGAAGGCAGAGCTGGCTGAAAATCCCGAAAAAGCATTCATGGGTAACGGAAACAAGTACAAAGATCAGGCGAAGATTGCAGAATTGGAGAGACTTCTGGGCCAGGCTCATGCTGAAATTGACCTTTTAAAAAAAGCCTTCGCCATGACCCAGAAGAAGGTCCGCGAGGAGAGACGAAAGCCGATGTTGAGGGACGACATATGATCATTCAGGAAGCTCAATCAGATGGCCTTCTGTTGCCAATATCTCACTCCTGCTTGGCGCTGGATGTGAGTCGCAGCGGTTACTACGAGTGGTTGAAGCGGTCCGAAAAGTTCACTGCGGAGAATAGCGAATCTTCGGATCTGGTTAACCAGATTCAAGAGATAGCTTTGGAGTTTCCTTATTACGGGTACAGGAGAATTACAGCAGAACTTCAAAATCGCGGCTATGCGGTCAACCATAAGCGCGTGCTGAGGCTCATGCGCCAGGAGAAGTTGCTTTGCTATAAGAAGAAGTTCAAGCCGGTAACAACCGATTCCACTCATGGTCTGCCGGTCTATCCTAACCTTCTAAAAGGCAGGGAAATCACGGGACTGAACCAGGCATGGGCTTCTGATATCACTTATGTCCAGCTGCAGCACGAGCATATCTTTCTCGCGGTTATCCTGGATCTCTACAGCAGAAAGTGCATCGGGTGGGAGCTGAGCAGGAGCATAAGAAGCGATCTGGCCATGAGTGCTCTGGCAAAGGCATTGAAGAACCGTTCCAAGGAATCCCTTGAGGGTCTTATTCATCATTCTGATCAAGGCGTTCAGTATGCGTCCAAGGATTATGTAGACTGTCTTAAGGCGCATGACATCCAGATCAGCATGTCGAGAAAAGGAAATCCTTATGACAATGCTTTTGCTGAGAGTTTTATAAAAACACTGAAGGTCGAGGAGGTATATCTCAATGAATATGAGACATTTGAAGATGCATTCAGGAACATATGCAACTTTATTGAAAATGTGTACAACCATAAGAGGCTGCATTCAGCTCTCAATTACAGATCTCCGGTTCAGTTCGAAGTGGAGGTTGCCTTAAATACCATTGCTTAACTATTTGTCCATTATCAGGGGTGCAGTCCACGTTTCAATTCCCTTTTCATCGGGATAGGCTCTGCAATGGAATCCGGCCTTTGGTGGTCCGGCAAAGTGCGAACGCGTTTCAATTCCCTTTTCATCGGGATAGGCTCTGCAATATATAGACGAACTCCAGGATTTTGCTAACCAGGCATCGGTTTCAATTCCCTTTTCATCGGGATAGGCTCTGCAATATCTGGGTAGGTGGTGGCGGCACTGAGGATGATTACGTTTCAATTCCCTTTTCATCGGGATAGGCTCTGCAATCTCCAAAATCATGAATTACCATTACATGAATTATATTATGTTTCAATTCCCTTTTCATCGGGATAGGCTCTGCAATTTCCGCAGCTGGCCTGGAGGCTTACCAAGCCATTCTTCCTGTTTCAATTCCCTTTTCATCGGGATAGGCTCTGCAATCGGCGGGATAACTAGTCGATCCCAGGCCGGAAGTGTTCCGTTTCAATTCCCTTTTCATCGGGATAGGCTCTGCAATCCCAACGGCTTGAGCATTCCAGCAAGTCCGCTAGCTGGGTTTCAATTCCCTTTTCATCGGGATAGGCTCTGCAATTTTCGAAGACATCCCGCGAAACATCTCTGAGAACATTGTTTCAATTCCCTTTTCATCGGGATAGGCTCTGCAATGCACGATAGCGACAAGGTGACCGACAGAACGACCGCCCAGTTTCAATTCCCTTTTCATCGGGATAGGCTCTGCAATGTATAAAGTGGCTGAGAAGTATTACGAGCCTGCCAAATAGTTTCAATTCCCTTTTCATCGGGATAGGCTCTGCAATAAAGGAATCCAGTTCGGTGCGTGGATCGCTGTCATCACGTTTCAATTCCCTTTTCATCGGGATAGGCTCTGCAATGTATCGAGCAGCTCCCTCTAGATACTGATCGGCTGGCATAGTTTCAATTCCCTTTTCATCGGGATAGGCTCTGCAATTTGGTCTGGACGAGGATCGTTCCATTGGTTTGAAGGAATCGTTTCAATTCCCTTTTCATCGGGATAGGCTCTGCAATGGGTACAGGTATGACCTGGGGCATGGACGATCGTGATGTTTCAATTCCCTTTTCATCGGGATAGGCTCTGCAATCATACCGCCGGGGGCTTCTCTTTATGCCCCGGATGTGTGTTTCAATTCCCTTTTCATCGGGATAGGCTCTGCAATAGCTGATCAACGATTCTGCCAGCCAGGGCTTCAAAAAGGTTTCAATTCCCTTTTCATCGGGATAGGCTCTGCAATCGGCTCATACGGCATGGATGCCCTAACCAAGATGGTGTTTCAATTCCCTTTTCATCGGGATAGGCTCTGCAATCATATCATCAATCCTGAATTAGGGTAGCGTATCATTTTTGCTGTAAAATTTGCAGAAATATCAGTAACAAGAACTGACTTGCTCTTCACGAGATAACAGCAAGTTATTTCTTCATGAGATATTATAATTGGCCCTGTATCCCCAAGTCGTCGAAACTTTGGGAGGGACACAGAGCCATGAATATATCCGACATAGCAGATGATTATCTTATCGATCGAAAAGAGGGCATGAAGAAGCTGACCGCGGGTTTTCTGAATGAGGTAATGCAGCTTGAGGCTGAAAATCAAATCCAGGCCCGTCCCTATGAACGGACTGGCAAGAGACGAGCACACCGCAACGGAACGAGATCGCGAAAACTAAAGACCATCTACGGCGAGATAGAGCTTGATAAACCTCAAATCCGAGAATTCCCATTCGAAACCGCAGTATTCGAGAGATTTTCTCGTGTGGAAGACTCATTAAGAGTTGCTGTAGCAGAATCTTATTTTGAGGGAGTATCAACCAGAAAAGTCGAGAAAGTATTCTCGAAGTTTGGATTAAAGAACATATCTGCATCTGAAGTCTCAAGAATTGCTAAAAAGCTGGATAAATTGGTCAAAGATTTCTTGAACAGGCCCATCGAAGGATCAATCCCCTACATATTCGTGGATGCAAGCTACTTCAAGGTCCGAACAGATGGCAGATACGTAAATAAGGCATTGCTCGTTGTCGTTGCCATTCATGATGATGGATATCGCGAGATCCTCAGTGCCACGGTGGATGATAGCGAAGATGAATCCTGTTGGGAAAACTGTTTTGAAAGCTTGAAGGCTCGAGGACTTAAAGGAGTCAAATTGGTGATATCTGATGCGCATAAAGGGATACAAGCAGCCGTCCAGAAGTCATTTCTTGGAGCATCTTGGCAAATGTGTAATGTTCACTTTATGCGTGCTGTGCTCAAGAACATACCTAAGAAAGAGAAAAAGGAGGTCGCCTACATGCTGAAGGATGCTATTGAAGATGAGTTCAAGATGCAGGAGCTGGCTGTCATTCTTGATGATAAAGGATTCAAAAAGTCGGCGGATACGATTGATAGCTTCCGATTTGACCTTTGGAACTATAAATCGTTTCCCAGATCGCACTGGAAAAGGATCCGAACAACTAACGTCCTGGAGAGAATCAACAAGGAGCTGAAACGAAGAAGTCGTGTGGCTGGAGCCTATTCAAAT
Proteins encoded in this window:
- a CDS encoding transposase-like zinc-binding domain-containing protein, with protein sequence MKAGRLAIAGSFCWNKDCPDYGKVDHGNIVRYGRTSKGTQRLKCKTCGRVFVGNKGTIFYGLHHSPKEILECLAMLAERNSLAAIHRVKGIKEETIVDWLRKASAHVEEIEALLLANYHLTRVQLDAMWTYVGHKGEKATILKRSIEAHSGEVPR
- a CDS encoding IS256-like element ISMco4 family transposase, which codes for MNISDIADDYLIDRKEGMKKLTAGFLNEVMQLEAENQIQARPYERTGKRRAHRNGTRSRKLKTIYGEIELDKPQIREFPFETAVFERFSRVEDSLRVAVAESYFEGVSTRKVEKVFSKFGLKNISASEVSRIAKKLDKLVKDFLNRPIEGSIPYIFVDASYFKVRTDGRYVNKALLVVVAIHDDGYREILSATVDDSEDESCWENCFESLKARGLKGVKLVISDAHKGIQAAVQKSFLGASWQMCNVHFMRAVLKNIPKKEKKEVAYMLKDAIEDEFKMQELAVILDDKGFKKSADTIDSFRFDLWNYKSFPRSHWKRIRTTNVLERINKELKRRSRVAGAYSNDQSLLRVAVCIMMDINEDWITGKRYLSLEE